CCTCCAGGGCCGCCAGGTCCAGCTTGTCCACGCGTACCACCCGATACAGGGGGTGCGTCCGAAGCCGCTCGAGAAGGGACATTCGACCGACCACGATGCCGGACTGAGGTCCTCCGAGGAGCTTATCGCCGCTGAAGAGCACCAGGTCACAGCCGCTCGCCACGGCTTCCGGCACCGTGGGTTCGTAGGGCAGGCCGCGGCTTCGGAGATCCACCATCGCCCCGCTCCCCAGGTCGTAGACCACGGGAATCCCCACCCTCCGTCCCAGGTGCACCAGCTCCCGAAGGGAGACCTCCGCCGCGAACCCGAGGATCTGGAAATTGCTGCGATGCACCTTCAGCAGCAGGGCGGTATCCGGGGTGATGGCGGCTTCGTAATCCCGCAGGTACACCCGGTTGGTGGTCCCCACCTCCACGAGCCGGACCCCCGCCGCCCGCATGACATCCGGCATCCGGAAGGAGCCCCCGATCTCCACCTGCTCGCTTCGGGCCACCACCACCTCCCGACCACTCGCCAGGGCGCTGAGGACAAGGAGAACCGCGGCGGCGTTGTTGTTCATCACCAGCGCCCCTTCCGCCCCCGTGAGGTGCCGGAGCAGCGAGGTCACGTGGTCCTGTCGGGAGCCTCGGCCGCCCGACCGTAGGTCCAGCTCCAGGTTACAGGCCCCCGCGGCCTCCAGGACCGCTTTCAGGGCCTCCGGGGCGAGGGGAGCCCGGCCCAGGTTCGTGTGGAGGAGGGCCCCCGTGGCGTTGAGGACCCGGCGTAGGGAGGGACGGGCCATGGTGCGGATGCGGCCTTCCACCGCCTCCGTGAGCTCCGCGAGGTCGATACCTTCCCGATGGCCATGCCGGAGTTCTGCCCGGACCTCCTCCAGAACCTCCCGGATCAGCCGCACCAGGATGGCGTGTGCCATCCCCTCCACCCCGTTCTGCAGCCGCAGGGCCGACAGCACCCGATCCACGGAGGGGAGTCGCCGCAGATGTTGCTGCAATTCCCTCGAACGGTCCTCCCTCACGGGAGCACGAACCCCAACACGGCCCCCACGACCACGGCCACCCCCACGCAGACCGCAAACCGCAGGAGATCGTAGCGCACGCGGTGGATCAGGATCTCCGGGGTCTCCCGGGTCACGGGCGCAGGCGCAGCAGGGCTTGGACGTAACCGCATCCCGCACCGGGCGCAAACGATCTTGCCCGGCCGGTTCTCAGCTCCGCATTTCGGACACCGCATTCCGCACCCTCCTCCGTTCCCAGAGGGCCCGCACCACCTCGGGCGGCACGTACTGTCCGCCCAGCGCCGCCCCCGTGCTGACCCCATCGCCATGGTAGTCGCTTCCACCCGTCACGAGGAGACCCAGCTCCCGGGCGAGGGCCAAAAGCCGCGCCACCTGATGGGGCGTGTGCTCGGGGTAGTACACCTCGATCCCCTCCAGGCCTGCGGCCTGGAGGGCCGCCACGCGCGCGAGGGCGCTGGACCGACCGGGATGCGCCAGCACCGCGATCCCCCCCGCCTCCCGAATGGCCCCGATGGCCCTCTCCAGGGAGAGGGTGCTCCGGGGAACCCACGCGGGTTTCCCCCGGCCGATGTATCGTTCGAAGGCCTCCGCATGCGTGCGCACGAACCCCCCCGCAACCAGGGCTCTGGCTACATGTGCGCGCCCAACGGCACCCTGCCCCAGCCGGGCCACCTCTCCGAGGGAGAGGGGTATCCCGAGTTCGTTCAGGCGTCGGATCATCTCCCGGATCCGGTCCACCCGCCTCGCCCGCAGCTCCGCGAGGAGCTCGCGGAACCAATCGGCCTGGAAGTCCACGAAGTATCCCAGCAGGTGCAGCTCCTCCTCCCCCTCCTCCACGCTCAGCTCGACCCCGGGGATCACCGTGATGCCCAGCCCCCGGGCCGCCTCCAGGGCTTCGGGGATCCCGTCCACGGTGTCGTGGTCCGTCACGCCCAAGACCCCCACGCCCACCCTGTAGGCCGCGTACACCAGATCCCGGGGGCTTAGCAGTCCGTCGGAGGCGGTGGTGTGGGTGTGCAGGTCAATCCGCATCGTGTATCTCGAAGATGCGGCGGATGGCGGTGGCCCGTCCGGCTTCGTCGGCCTCCACCACCACCGCGTTGAACTGCACGGGGCCTTGGGCCACTTCGAACCGTACGGGCAGGTGGGTGAGAAACCGCTGAAGGATGGCCTCCCGGTCCATACCGATGATCCCGTGGAAGGGACCGGTCATGCCCACGTCCGTGATGGTGGCGGTGCCCCCCGGCAGGATGCGCTCGTCCGCTGTCTGCACGTGGGTATGGGTGCCCACCACCGCGGTGACCCAGCCATCCAGGTACCAAGCCAGGGCCATCTTCTCGCTGGTGGCTTCCGCGTGAAAGTCCACGAGGACATGAGGGGTGATCTCCCGCAGGCGCGCTGCCTCCGCCCTGCCCAAGCGGAAGGGATCCTCTAGCGGATCCATGAACACCCGTCCCTGGAGGTTCAGCACCGCGAGGCGAAGGGTTCCCCGTTGGACCACGGTACTGCCGCGTCCCGGCACGCCCGATGGGAAGTTCGCGGGACGCAGGACACAGGGCTCCCGGTCCAGGACTTCGTACGCTTCCTTCCGGTGCCAGGTGTGGTTTCCTCCCGTGAGCACGTCGATTCCGCAGCCCAACAGCTCCTGGACGGTGCCGGGGGTAATGCCCGCTCCTGCGGCGCTGTTCTCCGCGTTGGCCACCACGAAGTCCAAACCCAGCTCCCGACGGAGGACGGGCACCCGGCGAGCCACCACCCGACGCCCCGGCTTGCCGCAGATGTCCCCGATGAACAGGATCCGCACGGGCCTAGTCCCAGGTGCTCTGTCGACCGCCTTCTACCGCGTAGATGAAGATGCGGTCCTCCTCCCGCAGCCCCACCAGAGGGCGCAGGCTCCCTCTCTCCCGGAGGTGCTCCAGTTCCTCCCGCAGCCGCTCCTCCTGCCGCGCCCGCTCCTCCTTCGGCCAGGTCTCCTGAGGGCTCCCCAAGGGGAGCATCTCACGTGCGAGGTGTGCCACCACGCCGAGTTCCTCGCACATGAGATCCGCCAGCTCCCGCACCACCTCGATACGGGTGAAGTGTCGGGTCCTCATCTGCCGAATCCGCACCCTGGGAGCGGGGCGGCGCTCCAGCTCGTGGAGGACCGCAAGGGCGTCCAGCACCCGCCGTCGGAAGGCCCGGTAGACCGCAGGGGAGAGGGCCTGCGGCAGGAAGAGGACAAGCCGGAGGGTTCCCTTCGCGGGATCCAGGGTCGCGGAGGAGAACTCCCCGAAGCGCACCAGGAGGGTAGCCAGGAAGCTGGCGCTGTCAGGAAGGGAACGGTCCGCACGTGGGGCACGCATGGGAGCCTAGCGGGCGTACTCCACGATCCGGGTCTCCCGCACGACGGTCACCTTGATCTGGCCTGGGTACTCCAGGTCCTGTTCGATCCTGCGGCTCAGGTCTCGGGCAATGCGGTACGCGGCCAGGTCGTCCACCTCCCCGCTGCGGACGATGACCCGGATCTCCCGGCCCGCCTGGATGGCGTACGCCTTCTCCACTCCTGGGAAGGACTGGGCGAGCTGCTCCAGAGCCTGTAGCCGCTTGATGTAGGCCTCCACAGACTCCTTCCGGGCCCCCGGCCGGGATCCGGAGATGGCATCCGCGGCGGCCACCAGGACGCTCTCCAGGTATTTCGCCTCCTCCTCCCCATGGTGGTACAGGATGGCGTTGATCACCGGAGGCGGCTCGTGGTACCGTCGGGCGATGTCCACCCCGATCTGGGTGTGACTTCCCTGGACCTCGTGGGTCAGGGCCTTCCCGATGTCATGCAACAGCCCTGCCCGTCGGGCCATGTGGACGTCCGCCCCCAGCTGCGCCGCCAACTCCCCCGCCAGCAAGGCCACCTCCACGGAGTGCTGCAGGACGTTCTGACCATAGGAGGTCCGGAACCGGAGCCGGCCTAAGAGCTTCACCAGATCAGGATGCAGTCCGTGCACCCCTGCCTCGAACGCCGCCTGCTCCCCCGCTTCCTGAATCCGTTGATCCAACTCCTGCTGGGCCTTCTCCACCATCTCCTCGATCCGGGCGGGATGGATGCGGCCGTCCGCCATGAGCTTCTCGAGGGCAATCTTCGCGACCTCCCGACGCATGGGATCGAAGGAGGAGAGGGTCACGGCCTCCGGCGTGTCGTCGATGATGAAGTCCACGCCCGTGAGAGCCTCCAGGGTCCGAATGTTTCGGCCCTCCCGCCCGATGATCCGTCCCTTCATCTCCTCCGTGGGCAGGGGCACCACGGAAACCGTAAGTTCCGCGGTATGGTCCGCGGCAGTCCGCTGGATGGCCAGGGCCAGGATCTCCCGGGTGCGGCGTTCCGCCTCCTCCCGGGCCTCCCGCTCCACCTTCCGGATTCGGGCCAGGGCGTCCTCCCGGGCCTCCGCCTCCACCTGTTCCAGCAGACGCTGCCGAGCCTCCTCCCGGGTTAACCCGGCGATCTCCTCCAGCTTCCGGTGCTGTTGTGCGATGAGTGCGGCAACTTCCTCCGCTCGGGCGGCGAGTTCCTGCTCTTGCTGTTGAAGCGCGCGCTCCCGACGCTCCAGCTGCTCCGCACGCCGCTCCAGCGCCTCCTCCCGCTGGCTCAGACGCCGTTCCAACCGCTGGAGGTCCGCCCGGTGCTCCCGGATCTCCCGCTCCGCCTCGCGTTTGATCCGGAGGGCTTCATCCTTTGCCTCCAGGAGCGCTTCCTTCCGCTTCGCATCCGCCTCCCGCTGGGCATCCAGGAGGATTCGCTTCGCCTCTTCTTCCGCAGAGCGGATCTTGGACTCCGCGATCCACTTCCGGAAGACATATCCGGCGAGGAAGGCCACCGCACCCACCGCCATGACCAGAAGAACGGTCATCGCGGTGTTCGTGGCACCTCACCTCCTTTTCTCCCATTGTATTCGCTCTCCCAAAAAGGGGTCAAGGAAGGAGGGAACAGATGTTTGCCAGGCGAATTCCTGTTTGCTAACATCGGGCTGAGGAGGGAGAGCATGCCTAGGCCCCTAACCCGCAGGCAGCGGGAGATTCTCCAGTTCATCGTGGACTACACCCGCCGGCACGGATATCCCCCGTCCGTGCGGGACATCGGTGGGGCGTTGCACCTCACCAGCAGCTCCACCGTCCACAGCCACCTGAGCGCCCTCGAGAAGAAGGGATTCATCCGTCGGGATCCCAGCAAACCCCGGGCCATTGAGGTCATTCGGGACGATACGGCGCTTCCCCACAAGCGCCCTGTAGTGCTGCCCGTGGTGGGTCGGGTCACCGCGGGAGCTCCCATCTTGGCAGAGCAGAACATCGAGGACGCCTTCCTCCTGCCCGAGGATTTCCTGGGCCCGGGGGAGCACTTCCTTCTCCGGGTCCGGGGGGACTCCATGATCGGAGCAGGGATCTACGACGGAGACTACCTCATCGTGCGCCGGCAGTCCCATGCGGACAACGGGGACATCGTGGTGGCCCGGATCGGGGAGGAGGCTACGGTGAAACGGTTCTATCGGGAACCGGACGGCATCCGCCTTCAGCCTGAGAACCCCCTGCTGGAGCCGATCAAGTCCAGGGAAGTGGTGATCGAGGGGAAGGCGGTGGGCCTTCTTCGCCGCCTCCGCTGATCCCCTGCCGCAGCAGGGCCTGAATCCGACGCACCAGGAAGAGGGGGGCTTCCACTTCCACCCGCATCCCCTCTGGTCCATCCCGGCGGGCGAGTACCCGACCGTGCTCGTAGAGCGCATGGAGGATCCCGGCCTGTGCGTACGGGACCTCCAACGCGACCCGGGTGACGGGGTCCGGGATCGCCTCCCGGATCCGTTGGAGGAGCTCCGCAAGCCCCGTGCCATGGAGGGCACTGATGGGGACTCCGCCCGTCCGCGTCGCGATGCGCTCCACCTCCTCTGGGGGGAGGCGATCCACCTTGTTGAGGGCGAGGATGGAGGGTTTCCCACCCGCACCCAGGTCCGCCAGGATCCCCTCCACCACCTGTCGCTGCGCGGGCCAGTCGGGATGGGAGATGTCGAGGACGTGCACGAGCACATCCGCCTCCGTCACCTCCTCCAGGGTGGCCCGGAAGGCGGCGATGAGCTGGGGCGGGAGCTTACGGATGAACCCCACGGTGTCCACGAGAATCGCGCTCCCACCCCCGGGGAGCCGCACCCGACGGGCGGTGGGGTCCAGGGTAGCGAAGAGCTTGTCCTCCACGAAGACCCCTGCCTGGGTGAGGGCGTTGAGGAGCGTGGACTTGCCCGCGTTGGTGTACCCCACCAGGGCCACCACGGGCGTCTCCGCCTGCTGCCGGGCCCGCCGCTGCGTGCGGCGAACCTGACTGAGGATCGCAATCTCCCGCTGCAGATCCGTGATCCGGGCCCGGATTCTCCGTCGATCCATCTCCAGCTTCGTCTCGCCCGGACCCCGCGTACCGATCCCACCGCCCAGACGGGAGAGCAGCCCCCCCTTACCTGTCAGCCGCGGCAGCAGGTACGAGAGCTGCGCCAGCTCCACCTGCAACGCCCCTTCCCGGGTGCGGGCCCGGCGGGCGAAGA
Above is a window of Armatimonadota bacterium DNA encoding:
- the lexA gene encoding transcriptional repressor LexA, with the translated sequence MPRPLTRRQREILQFIVDYTRRHGYPPSVRDIGGALHLTSSSTVHSHLSALEKKGFIRRDPSKPRAIEVIRDDTALPHKRPVVLPVVGRVTAGAPILAEQNIEDAFLLPEDFLGPGEHFLLRVRGDSMIGAGIYDGDYLIVRRQSHADNGDIVVARIGEEATVKRFYREPDGIRLQPENPLLEPIKSREVVIEGKAVGLLRRLR
- a CDS encoding PHP domain-containing protein, with the protein product MRIDLHTHTTASDGLLSPRDLVYAAYRVGVGVLGVTDHDTVDGIPEALEAARGLGITVIPGVELSVEEGEEELHLLGYFVDFQADWFRELLAELRARRVDRIREMIRRLNELGIPLSLGEVARLGQGAVGRAHVARALVAGGFVRTHAEAFERYIGRGKPAWVPRSTLSLERAIGAIREAGGIAVLAHPGRSSALARVAALQAAGLEGIEVYYPEHTPHQVARLLALARELGLLVTGGSDYHGDGVSTGAALGGQYVPPEVVRALWERRRVRNAVSEMRS
- the hflX gene encoding GTPase HflX, which codes for MRLPFLLGIPRRLPRFIRQELALLRTFVVREDLACPPELARRLASLAHRMQREVGVLISRHGTVVYGLVGRSWPGLEERLLARRRGALCGLRLVLAYNQALSEPTESDLALLERVRLDLLVTVGHRKGTPTEAWVSFLDHRGPRVEGPLDPEELETVRSTERIRSAEAALRRLPTNRQVEGRTERAILVGVQVPGGDGWSTDETLEELRRLAETAGAEVVDVVVQTRRRPDPGTLIGRGKVGELRSLVELEAADLVVFDQELSPAQQRTLEEELGVKVLDRTALVLDIFARRARTREGALQVELAQLSYLLPRLTGKGGLLSRLGGGIGTRGPGETKLEMDRRRIRARITDLQREIAILSQVRRTQRRARQQAETPVVALVGYTNAGKSTLLNALTQAGVFVEDKLFATLDPTARRVRLPGGGSAILVDTVGFIRKLPPQLIAAFRATLEEVTEADVLVHVLDISHPDWPAQRQVVEGILADLGAGGKPSILALNKVDRLPPEEVERIATRTGGVPISALHGTGLAELLQRIREAIPDPVTRVALEVPYAQAGILHALYEHGRVLARRDGPEGMRVEVEAPLFLVRRIQALLRQGISGGGEEGPPPSPRSPLPWT
- the selA gene encoding L-seryl-tRNA(Sec) selenium transferase, with amino-acid sequence MQQHLRRLPSVDRVLSALRLQNGVEGMAHAILVRLIREVLEEVRAELRHGHREGIDLAELTEAVEGRIRTMARPSLRRVLNATGALLHTNLGRAPLAPEALKAVLEAAGACNLELDLRSGGRGSRQDHVTSLLRHLTGAEGALVMNNNAAAVLLVLSALASGREVVVARSEQVEIGGSFRMPDVMRAAGVRLVEVGTTNRVYLRDYEAAITPDTALLLKVHRSNFQILGFAAEVSLRELVHLGRRVGIPVVYDLGSGAMVDLRSRGLPYEPTVPEAVASGCDLVLFSGDKLLGGPQSGIVVGRMSLLERLRTHPLYRVVRVDKLDLAALEATLRLYLNPERAWQRIPVLRMLAAPVESLRERAERLAQRLREAGLPAEVVSSEAEAGGGSLPGAVLPSYAVRLRHPSLPAHVVSARLRAADPPILARVQEEAVLLDLRSVLPEDDPDLEASLVAALLERE
- the rny gene encoding ribonuclease Y; its protein translation is MTVLLVMAVGAVAFLAGYVFRKWIAESKIRSAEEEAKRILLDAQREADAKRKEALLEAKDEALRIKREAEREIREHRADLQRLERRLSQREEALERRAEQLERRERALQQQEQELAARAEEVAALIAQQHRKLEEIAGLTREEARQRLLEQVEAEAREDALARIRKVEREAREEAERRTREILALAIQRTAADHTAELTVSVVPLPTEEMKGRIIGREGRNIRTLEALTGVDFIIDDTPEAVTLSSFDPMRREVAKIALEKLMADGRIHPARIEEMVEKAQQELDQRIQEAGEQAAFEAGVHGLHPDLVKLLGRLRFRTSYGQNVLQHSVEVALLAGELAAQLGADVHMARRAGLLHDIGKALTHEVQGSHTQIGVDIARRYHEPPPVINAILYHHGEEEAKYLESVLVAAADAISGSRPGARKESVEAYIKRLQALEQLAQSFPGVEKAYAIQAGREIRVIVRSGEVDDLAAYRIARDLSRRIEQDLEYPGQIKVTVVRETRIVEYAR
- a CDS encoding zinc-ribbon domain-containing protein yields the protein MRCPKCGAENRPGKIVCARCGMRLRPSPAAPAPVTRETPEILIHRVRYDLLRFAVCVGVAVVVGAVLGFVLP
- a CDS encoding TIGR00282 family metallophosphoesterase — protein: MRILFIGDICGKPGRRVVARRVPVLRRELGLDFVVANAENSAAGAGITPGTVQELLGCGIDVLTGGNHTWHRKEAYEVLDREPCVLRPANFPSGVPGRGSTVVQRGTLRLAVLNLQGRVFMDPLEDPFRLGRAEAARLREITPHVLVDFHAEATSEKMALAWYLDGWVTAVVGTHTHVQTADERILPGGTATITDVGMTGPFHGIIGMDREAILQRFLTHLPVRFEVAQGPVQFNAVVVEADEAGRATAIRRIFEIHDAD